The sequence GTCAGGCCATGCCAACACCAAGAGCCATCAGCCGTCAGCGATCAGCCGTCAGCAATCAGGACAGTTTTCTGGCTGCCTTTTGAACGGAAAGTCTGAGTGGCTTTCCGTTTGTGTCTTTTTACTTTGCTGTTCGCAAAAGCCTTTTGGTGAGCTTTTTCCTGAAAGCTGATGGCTGATGGCTGAACGCTTCTTCAAGTGACATGCCAAAAGTCAGACTTTAGGCTGACCCTATCTGGTTGCGTCCATGCACCTTTTATTCGCTTCCCTCTTGCTGCACAATGAAAGAACATCCACATCTTTGCTGTACTGGAGGAGAGACGCATGAAAGCCCAGAAAGTCAGCAGTCTTGAAACGCTTCATCCCGAGTTCAGAGAACATCTGGAAAGCTGGCTGCATGCTGTGCAGCAAAAGTTTCCCCAGTACGAATTCAAGGTGCTGGAAACCCGTCGCAGCAAAGCCCGCCAGAAAAAACTGTTTTCGGAGAACAGCCCCCAGCGGTGGGTGACCAGTTTTGATGGCAGCCGTTTGCGCAGCATGCACCAGTACGGTCTGGCCGCAGACATCGGCATTGTGAACCGCAGCACCCGCAAATCCGTGTGGGATTCTCGGGTCTGGCGCACCATTTACGCGTACATCCCGCCCAGCGTGCATGGTCTGGAAGTGGGCGTTCAAGAACTGTCCCATTTGCAACTTCAGGGGGCAGGGGCACAGTACCGCGATGGCGACCTCTCTGAAAAGTACATCAAGAAACTCGGGCTGACCCTGAGTTGAGAAGGGCATCTTGGGCAACATTCCAGAGTGAAACACAGCAAGGAAAAAGGACCTCTACATGAGGTCCTTTCTGCGGTTTTGATCTTTTGAGGTTCACTTCCAGCGCACAGTCAGGTCGTGGAAGCCCCTGAACATGGTGCTGGGTCTGCGCTGCACATGGCGAATCTCGGGAAGGCCCAGAGGCAGCAGGTGCTCGAAAGCAATCTGGGCTTCCAGTTTGGCCAGAGGCGCACCCAGACAGAAGTGGATCCCCCGACCAAACCCGAGGTGCTTGCTGGCCGTGCGGGTCACGTCCAGACGGTCAGGGTTGGTGAAAACCCGTTCATCGCGGTTGGCAGAGCCAATCATCACAGAGACCTGCTGGTTTTTCTGGATGGGGGTTCCAGCGATTTCAAGGTCTTCCAGCGCAGCCCGGAAGGTGGCCCTTTGCACTGGAGCATCAAAACGCAGCAGTTCGTCTACAGCATTGGACAAAAGTTCTGGACGGCTTTGCAGCACCTCCAACTGCTCTGGGTGCTGGCTCAGGGCATGAAAGCCGTTGCCAATCAGGTTGATGGTGGTCTCATGCCCAGCAATCAAAAGCAGGAAGCAAGAAGACAGGATTTCACCATGGGTCAGTTTGCCCTGCTGGTCCTCAGCAGAGATCATCAGGCTGATCAGGTCGTCTTGCAGGTCATGCCTGCGCACCTTGATCAGGTCATCGAAGTACTTGAAGATGCTGCCCATGGCAGCCTGCGCTTTCTGGGCCACAGCAGGATCGGTGACGGTCAGGATGTCTGCACCATCAATCAGGGCCGCTGACCATTCACGGAACAGGTGGCGGTCTTTGTCTGGCACCCCCAGCAGTTCGGCAATCACGATGATGGGCAAAGGAAAGGCAAGCCCTTCAATCAGGCTGAAGTCTTCCCCTTTTTGGACATATGACATCAGTTCTTCGGTGATGTTGCGGATCTTGGGTTCCAGAGCGGCCACCACTCTGGGCGTGAAGGCCTGACTGACCAGACCCCTCAGGCGGGTATGGTCTGGTGGATCGGCGTCCAGCATGTGGGCACCCATCTGGCGCTGCATGGGGGTCACTTTGGCGATGTCTTTGGTGAACCTCTGGTCTTTGAGGACCATTTCGGCATCTTCATGGCGACTGACAAACCACATTCCACCCGTCACCCCGCTGTGGGAATACCAGAGCACAGGTGCATGGTTTCTCAGGTCCCGATAAACCGGATAAGGGTCATTCAAAAATGCTGGACTGGACAACAGATCGGCAAATGCAAGGGTCATGGAACATTATGTCACCGTCTCCATGAGAAGCGGATTGCAAAGGACTCTGGGGTTTTCCCTGAGAGAGTGCTTTGAGCATCAACAACATCATGTTCAAGTTGTTTATGAGCTGTAAAAAGCATGCAATAAAACCCTCTCTGGAACACAATTGCACCTGTCAAAAGCCCCCCTCAAAAAGAAACAATGAGTGAATCATGGGCAGTGAATCAAATGTGCAGTTTTTATGACTTTTTGACTTCAGGTGAAGGGACTATTGTGAGATATGGAAAACCTGATTCTGCTCCTCGCTACACCAGTGGTTGGCACCGCCATCTTCTATCTGGTCTTACTGGCAGTGGAAATGTTCCAGAAGCGCGCCCATTCCCGACCCATGAACGTCAAACAACACTGAATCCTGGTCATGCCCCCGACAGCCTTGCCCAAAGTCTTGCAAGGCTGTTTTGTTTGATGTCCTCAATAGTGAAATGCCTGCAACACGGTTTGGGCTGCTTCTTCAAAGCTTCGCAGGGTGTAACAAGGTCCCATGGGCTGCCAGCGGAGGGGAATGCCAGCTTCTTTGAGGGCTTTGATCTTTTCTACAGGGAACACCATCCCCAGCAACAGCATTTCTGCAGAGTGAGGCGAAAGGGCCAGCAACAATTTCTGTGGATCTTCCAGAGGTTGAGCTGATGACGCAAAATGACCTGTGTATTGCATTGCTGCCTCCTGTTCGGGCCGAATGCGGGGTGCCTGGAATCTGTTGATCCATTTTAAAACGCTTACAGGTCCGTAAGACATTCCCCGGGGTTACCCTGAGGGGATATTCAAGGGAATTCCCTCACCCCCGATAGGGAAGTTGCCCTGAGACAGTACAATGAGACATGATCACGGACCTGCAAAAACAAAATTGGCGCAGCCTGCTCAGTCCGTATTTTTTTGAACAGGTGGCTTATCTGGAAAGTCTGGATGTGGAATTTGCCTGGAAAGACAACACCAACCGACGCAGGGCCATTCAAGGACATGAAGGTCCCGAAAGACGCAAAAACCCTGAGGAATTTCAGGCCATTTACCATGGACAGGTGATTGCCTTTCATGAGGCCAATGCTGCTCTGGACACCATTGTTGAATCGGTGGTCAATCAGGCCATCATGCACCTGCGTGGAGAAGGCCACATCTTTCCTGCACTGGACAACCCTTGATGTTCAAATTGTGGATGTGCACATTCTGGAGCACCATCCTCCTGGCAGCAGGAATGGCAGGGGCACAGGGGGTGCCTCCTGCATCCAAAACCACCTGCCCGGTCACCCATCCCATCAAAGGCAACCTGAGCCGTTCAGGAGAAAAGATTTATCACTTGCCAACTGGGGCTTATTACAAACGCACCCATCCCGAGGTGTGTTTCCGCACACCCACTGAGGCCCAAAAAGCAGGATTCAGGGCCAGCAAACGGTAAACCCCGACAGAGGTCGGGGTTTGGTCTGGAACGTCACTTTTGAGGCAGCCCCGAAGGGTCCTGCAAATCTCTGGACTCCAACAACACAATCCATCTGGGAAGAACGAAGACGAGGAAAAGCAGACCAAGCGAAATCCAGATCATGTTCACGTTGAGGTCACCACCTTGACGAAGGAGAAAGAGTGCTCGGGTTGCTCAAGATTGCTGTTGTAATGATTGTATGCAGAAGACTCTTACAAAAACCATACAAAACATGACCTGCAAATCCGGGCCCATGCTTGAAATGGCAGAACCATTTGGAATCAACACCCTGAAATCATTCGGCTTTGAGAAAACCAACACACCGTTTTGCATGTTAACGGTGTGATAACACCCTGCCTCTTAAGATGCTCGCAGAGGTTCGAACATGTCAGACACCCACCAGAACAGTGCCACACACCAAACAGACCTGTCCGCAACCAGTCAAATCATTCACGACAAGGCTTTTCGCAGAGCAAAACGCAGCACCCGCAAAAGGCTGCATCACATCCTCACTGCAGGCATTGTTGGAGGAGGTGTGGGACTTTTGCTGACAGGAAGCCTCTGGACCACAGGGGTGTCTGCCCTGACCACCAGCATCCTGAGCTTTTTGGTGGTCTTCTGGATCAAATACCAGGAACACCATCGCAGAATCCGCAACCAGTGGTGATATCTGTGTGCCCCTTCAAATGCAAACACCCTCCCTGACCTGGGAGGGTGTTTCTTCTGGAGCCAGAGGTCGGATTTGAACCGACGACCTACTGATTACGAATCAGTTGCTCTACCCCTGAGCTACGCTGGCGTCTTGCTTGATGTCTGGCACACCTTTATGGGCTCCCGAGACGGCATGTAGTCTACCACATGACCTTGTGGATGGCAATAAAGAAGGTGGCAGAGCAACTTGCACAAAATTCAAAAGCAAAAGAACAGGGCTTTCACCCTGTTCTTGGATTTGGTGGCAAGGGGCGGATTTGAACCGCCGACCCAACGATTTTCAGTCGTTTGCTCTACCAGCTGAGCTACCTTGCCGAAATGGCGGTCCGGACGGGATTTGAACCCGCGACCTACTGCGTGACAGGCAGTTATGCTAACCGCTACACTACCGGACCATCTCTCGCTTCCGGGCGTGCCCTTCAGCGAAGAAAACTATATATGACTGCTGGATTTCTGTCAACACCCTTAGGCTTTAAAGCTTAAGATCCGCACTTCAGGCTTCTGGGAGAGGTCAGGACCAAAGCCCAGTTCAAGGATCTGGCCTGTTTCCAGAGCGTCAATCATGGCAAAACGTTCTTCTGGGTCCAGATGGATGCCTTCTTTCATGACTGTGTGTCCATACACCCCGAACACATACCCGAACATCTGAACCCACTCGGGGGATTTCTCCCACCAGGTTTTGTGTTCACGGGTGGAATAAAAGAACTCATCGAAAATGGCATGGGTGGGCATCGGTCCCACATGGCCAAAATGGGTGCGTCCCACAATGATTTCTCTGGGGAAACTTTCCATCCAGGTGCGCAGTTCCTCGGGGAATTCACGGCCACCTTTGTTGGGGTCAAATTCGTTGTGCTTGGTGCCAAACCCGGAGCCCAGACTGAATTTGTGGGTCAGGGCTGCATCATCGTGGTTACCCAGCAAAATGTGCATGTGCCCCTCACAGGCATCAAAAGTGCGTTTCAGGCGGTTCAGTTCGCGGATTTGAGAACGGGCAGCACTGGACAGGTGCTGGGGGTTCTCGGGGTCAAAGCCATCAATGCCCGTCATCATGGAGTACTCCATGAGGGTTTTGGGATGAATCAGGTCACCGGTCAGGATGATCTGGTAATCCCCGGTTTTCATCAGGGCTGTGGGGTTGCCCTGATCGTCAATGAGGGGCGTGGCCTTGAGGGCACGCCAGAGCGAACCCCAGCTGGCATGCACATCTCCGATGGCATACACCTTAAGCATGGTGACCGTGTTTCTTCAGGAGTTCCCTGAGGGAAACGTAAATCTGGCGGCTCTCTTCCACTGTGGTTCCATAACCGTTGATGATGTACCGCAAAGCTTCTTTGCTCAATCCCGCCTCACGGCACTTTTCGAGCATGTCATCAATGTGTTGGTGGGCTTTGGGTTTCTCTGGGAGTGGAGAAGGTTGATCTGTGGAAACAGTGGGAACATCGGTTTCTGTTCCCATCCCGAGCAGTCGAGCTGCATTTGAAATGGCTTGCTGTTCTGCTTCTTTCAAACCATCTGCCTGTCCAAGGCCATCCCTGACAATGTGTTTGATTTTCAGGCGTGCCCGCACTGTGGGGTGCTCGACACTGAAAACCTCCAACTCCAAACTCCAGTCATGTTGAAACAACGTGTTGAGACGCTCCAGAATTTCAGAGGTTTCACTGCTGCGCAGTGGAGCCCGGAGCGCCTGAAGCTGCTCGGCGTTGAGGAAGTCCATAGAGGACATTTTAGGGGATTTTTGAAGGAAAGGTGCAGAGGGCAGAAAGCAGAAGGCTTTTCCTTGTGCTGATGCTTTGGCAATCTTGAACCGTCAAAAGGATGTTCAGACAAGACTGACTTTTGAAGTGCCTTCTGCCTTCTGCCTTCTGCCTTCTGCGGTGTATCCTCTGCTCACTTCCCTTTCATCGCCTTTTTGAGCACCTCTGGATTGAGCAAATGTCCAAATCCCACCCGGTGCAGGCTGCGGACCACATCTTCTGCAGTGAGGTTCAGGCTTTTTGCGGTGTTTTCAATGTGCCACTGGTTCCCAGAGAGTTGCTGCAACCAGTAGGCCCTTTTGGTCTGGTCTGCACCCAGTTGGAAGGTTTTCAGGTACAGGACTTCCCCATCCTGACGGATCAGTCTTTCCCCAAGGGTGTTGGTGCTTTGCAGGTTGAGGTCGGTCATGAAGCGCTCCAGTCGCAACTGGGCAGGCTTGTAGATGGTTTGTTTGAAGATGGGACGCCCCAGCAAATCCACGCCCATGGTGCGGGTGCTGAAATCGGCCCAGTCTGCTCTGGCCTGCCTCAAGGCATCACGGAGGCCTGCAAGGTCCTTTTTTCCTTCCACAGGCAAGTGAGGACGCAAATCCTGACTGTCCGACCAGAGGGCGTACTGGTAAATCAGGTCACCGTAAAAATCATCCAGCAGGGTGCGGTGCATCAAGCGGTAATCCTCGGGGGTGGGGACCACAAAAGCACTGGCGAGTTTTTCGGCGGTGTAAATCAGTACGCCCACCTGCCCTTCATGGATTTCGAAGGTGCGCAGGGCATCTTCAAAAAGGTAGAGGGCACGTCCTGAGACCGCCCTTTCACTGCGCATCCCGAGGCCGTATTGTCTGGCAAAACGGGAATACTCCATCCAAGCGATGTCTGGACCTCCAAAATGAAAGGCCAGAAAAGCCTCCATGCTGAGGTGCAGGGGAAGCAAACGCACTCCGTGCGAGTGTTGCCTTTTCACCATGCGCTGGTGGTTGAGCAGGGTCAGGTGGCTCAGGGTCTCTTTGCGGGTGCCTTTTTGCAAGTGCGCGCCCAGCGTGACCTGCGTTTCATTGCCTTTGGCCCAGTTCAGCAGGTATCCGTGGGGAATGAACGACCAGTATTCGGTGTGGTCATCCAGCTCAACCCGACTGAAATCTTGCTGGTAGCGCTCTGGGGTCAGGCGCACATCCAGACAGGGTTTCTCGCGGATCAGGGGAACCAGACGAAACGCCCCATACACCTGAGAAGGTGCAGCTTTTAAGCCCTGCAAATGGAGGGTGTCAGGAATGTTCATTGTGGACCTCCACCAGTGAGGGCAAAGAGTTTCTCGGCACGGATGGTCAGGTAAGCCTCCAGATCCTGCAAAGTGCTCTGTCCGATGCTGAATTGACCAAACGCCAGAGCGGTGGGCAACTCCTCCCCTGCCCTGAGGCCCAGAGCCGGAAGGTCTCTGGAGAGGGGTTTCACCTGAAAGTTCTCGGCATCGAAAACCGGGTTCAGGTGGATGATGCTGGCTTTGCCTCCCATTTTGCGGTAGGCCTGGTAGATCTGATCAAAGGCACCGGGCACATCGTTCTCGCAGGCATCTGTGACCAGAAGAACCGTCTGTGCCCCCCATTCCAGAGCATCCAGCAAACGCTCTGCAAGGAAGGTCTGGCCTCTGGCATGGGTGAATAAGGGATCCTGCACTGGTCGGGTCCAGAACGCCTGATACACCCCACCTGAGGCATGCAGCAACGCATCCACCGACAGGGCCACCGCCAGAGGACGGTTCTGCTTCACCTCAGATCCGCTTGAGGAGTACGAGTTGTCCAGAACCGCAGCGACTTTGTGGTGTGGCAAGGGCAATGGCCCTGTCCGCTTCAAGGCAGACAGGGCAGCCTGTTGCAGCCAAAGGTGCATCTTCTCGGCCCTTTCACGGCGTTCATTCAGAGGCAAGCCCAGCAGGTAAGAACAAAGCTCGGTCAGGCTGACCCGGGCAGGATCAAAAGCCACCTGTCCTGCGCTCTTTTCCTGCAAACGCAGGCGTTCACGGTCGGTCATTTTGCTCTGGATGCGGTTCAGAAAGTCAGCACGATTCAGGTTGTGCTTTGCAGCGAAACCTTCTGCAATGGAGTACGGAAGGTCAAAAATTTTCTCTTTGCTGTAATGGGCCAGACGGTAGGTTTCCAGCAAAGGGTGCTCAAAGGGCTTCTTGATGCCCTCAAAGACAAAGCGGGACACCTCACCCTCGGGTTTCAGGTGAGCATGTTGCATGGCTGCACGCACTTTGCGGCGGTACTTCACCGCATCGAAAGGCAGGTCCTTGCGGCTTTCCAGAAAATGCTGCGTGATCTTGCGGGTGCGGCGGTTGTTGACCCGGCTTTCCTGCAAGCGCAGCAGCAATTTCCATGCACGGTGAGGAGGCAAGGCTTTCAGAGCCGCAGTGATCAGGCGGTTTTCCAGAGGGCGCAAAGCCTCTGGGCACTGTTTTCCAGAGCTGAGCAACTGAAAAATCACTTCGCTCTGGTTGTGGTGGTTGATGCCCGCAGCAAGGGTGCGTGCATACAGGGAACGGTAATTTCCGCAGATGTACTCATGCAAGAACCGCAAAGACACCCGTTGCTCGGTCTCTGAACTGTAAAACTCCTTCTGGGAGGTGGCCACAGTGCAGGCGTTGAGGAACAGGCTGAGGTCTTCGCGGGTGATGTCCATCTGGAGGCTCCTTTTCAAGCGTGGATGGCATGTGTCTGCACATGATCCAAAAACAACCTGCCCGGGGAGTACACAGGGCGACAGAAGGTTCACACTAAAAAGGTATGTCTCGGAAGTCACCCATCAGTCCCACAGGCAGGCTGATGTTTTGATTGTAGAACAGGCTTTGCTGTTCAGAGATACGGCATTTCAGTTAAGCCATTCACTCAGCAGGGTTCAGGTGCTCCAGAGCCTCATCGGAATGGGCCTCGGTGATCATGTTGATGAACTCTCGGGCAATCTCAGGGTCAAGGAAGGTGCCGGCTTCTTTTTCCAGAATCTCGCAGGCGGCCTGCCATGTGAAGGCCTTTTTGTAAGGACGGTCGCTGGTGAGGGCATCGTACACATCCACCACTGCAAAAATCCGGGCCAGATAAGGGATGCTCTTTCCAGAGAGCCCCTCTGGATACCCCGTGCCATTCCAGCGTTCCTGATGGTAGAGCACCACATCCAACACACTCGGGCGCAGGGTGGGGATGCCTTGCAGCAGGTGATAACCCACCTGAGGGTGCTCCTGAATGTGCTTGCGCTCCTCGTCGGTGAGTTTGCCGGGCTTGAGCAGCACCATGTCGGAAATCGCCACCTTGCCCACATCGTGCAGGTAAGCCCCGAGGCGCAAATCGTCCATCTCTTCTGGGGTGACGTTCAGGCGTTTCCCGAGGCGTCCGGCCAGTTCGGTGACCCGTTCGGTGTGACCTTTGGTTTCAAAGTCCCGGTACTCCAGCACCAGGCCCATGGCACGCAGGGTCTCTTCTCTGGCGCGGCTCAGGTTGGCGACATCCACCAGACGGCCAAAGGTCAGGCTGACCCGCTCAGAAACCACCGTCAGCAGCTTGTGGGTGGAATCCGACGCGGTCATGCGGGTGGGTGCCCCGAGCAGCAGGAAGCCCAGCACCTCACCGTTGCCGTGGATGGGCAACACTCCAAAGCTGGCCCACAGGGCAGGATTTCCCAGCATCTGGTCCAGAGCCGACGTGCTGCCTGCCTGATACAGTTGTGGCCCCAACTTGCGGAACATCAGCAGGAACCGGATTTTGTTGATCCTCTGGGCCATGGCCTTCAGCTCGTGATTGAGCTGAGAATCTGCTCCGCCAGAGTCCCACAAGACCACTGCCTGCTGGCCCACGAACTTGATGTACGCCCCATATTTGTACTCTGTGAGGGGTAAAACAGCCTGCAAAGCCCCTATGGCCAGATCGTCTGGATCGTTCACCGTTTCAAAATGGTAGGTGAGGTTCAGCAACGCTGCGTAGCGTTCCTGCCGTTCCTGCGCCTCCAATTCAGCGTGTTTGCGTGAGGTCACATCACAGGTGGTCAGGTGGTATTCTGTCACCCCAGAGCTTTTCACCACTTTGCGCGATCTGGAAGACACCCAGCGCACCTCACCGGCATGGTTCAGCATCCGGTACTCGAAAGGGAATTCCTCGCCCAGGTCCACAGCCTGCAAATTGATGTCGTGCTCTGAGCGGATCAAACGGTGGTCTTCGGGATGCACCAGAGCCTCGGGTTTCAGGGCAAGGAGTTCCTCGCTGGTGTAGCCCAGCAACCGCTGCACCGAAGGAGAGGCATACGTGCACCTTCCATCCTGATCGTAAATCCTCAAGAAGCTGTCGGTCTGCTCAAAAACATGCTCCAGTGGTGCTTCATGGGGCCTGCACACCACCGTTAAGGTGTGGTCTTCCAGAGGCTGCACGGTCAGGTGGTAACTGCCCACCACCAGTTCAGCCCCCTGTGCAATGCGGGCCACATCCGACTCGGAAATGGGAAACACCGCTTTAAAACTCTGGCCGGACAGTCCTCCCAGACCGGTGATTTGCTGGGCTGCAGTGTTG is a genomic window of Deinococcus misasensis DSM 22328 containing:
- a CDS encoding cytochrome P450 family protein, whose translation is MTLAFADLLSSPAFLNDPYPVYRDLRNHAPVLWYSHSGVTGGMWFVSRHEDAEMVLKDQRFTKDIAKVTPMQRQMGAHMLDADPPDHTRLRGLVSQAFTPRVVAALEPKIRNITEELMSYVQKGEDFSLIEGLAFPLPIIVIAELLGVPDKDRHLFREWSAALIDGADILTVTDPAVAQKAQAAMGSIFKYFDDLIKVRRHDLQDDLISLMISAEDQQGKLTHGEILSSCFLLLIAGHETTINLIGNGFHALSQHPEQLEVLQSRPELLSNAVDELLRFDAPVQRATFRAALEDLEIAGTPIQKNQQVSVMIGSANRDERVFTNPDRLDVTRTASKHLGFGRGIHFCLGAPLAKLEAQIAFEHLLPLGLPEIRHVQRRPSTMFRGFHDLTVRWK
- a CDS encoding metallophosphoesterase translates to MLKVYAIGDVHASWGSLWRALKATPLIDDQGNPTALMKTGDYQIILTGDLIHPKTLMEYSMMTGIDGFDPENPQHLSSAARSQIRELNRLKRTFDACEGHMHILLGNHDDAALTHKFSLGSGFGTKHNEFDPNKGGREFPEELRTWMESFPREIIVGRTHFGHVGPMPTHAIFDEFFYSTREHKTWWEKSPEWVQMFGYVFGVYGHTVMKEGIHLDPEERFAMIDALETGQILELGFGPDLSQKPEVRILSFKA
- a CDS encoding ARPP-2 domain-containing protein — translated: MNIPDTLHLQGLKAAPSQVYGAFRLVPLIREKPCLDVRLTPERYQQDFSRVELDDHTEYWSFIPHGYLLNWAKGNETQVTLGAHLQKGTRKETLSHLTLLNHQRMVKRQHSHGVRLLPLHLSMEAFLAFHFGGPDIAWMEYSRFARQYGLGMRSERAVSGRALYLFEDALRTFEIHEGQVGVLIYTAEKLASAFVVPTPEDYRLMHRTLLDDFYGDLIYQYALWSDSQDLRPHLPVEGKKDLAGLRDALRQARADWADFSTRTMGVDLLGRPIFKQTIYKPAQLRLERFMTDLNLQSTNTLGERLIRQDGEVLYLKTFQLGADQTKRAYWLQQLSGNQWHIENTAKSLNLTAEDVVRSLHRVGFGHLLNPEVLKKAMKGK
- a CDS encoding HD domain-containing phosphohydrolase → MNTAPPEAVSHQALQALLNASQEGLLLLHFQQDTSDWLILHANTAAQQITGLGGLSGQSFKAVFPISESDVARIAQGAELVVGSYHLTVQPLEDHTLTVVCRPHEAPLEHVFEQTDSFLRIYDQDGRCTYASPSVQRLLGYTSEELLALKPEALVHPEDHRLIRSEHDINLQAVDLGEEFPFEYRMLNHAGEVRWVSSRSRKVVKSSGVTEYHLTTCDVTSRKHAELEAQERQERYAALLNLTYHFETVNDPDDLAIGALQAVLPLTEYKYGAYIKFVGQQAVVLWDSGGADSQLNHELKAMAQRINKIRFLLMFRKLGPQLYQAGSTSALDQMLGNPALWASFGVLPIHGNGEVLGFLLLGAPTRMTASDSTHKLLTVVSERVSLTFGRLVDVANLSRAREETLRAMGLVLEYRDFETKGHTERVTELAGRLGKRLNVTPEEMDDLRLGAYLHDVGKVAISDMVLLKPGKLTDEERKHIQEHPQVGYHLLQGIPTLRPSVLDVVLYHQERWNGTGYPEGLSGKSIPYLARIFAVVDVYDALTSDRPYKKAFTWQAACEILEKEAGTFLDPEIAREFINMITEAHSDEALEHLNPAE